TTCAATGGCGCTGACAATCTCGGCGTTTTCTGGCTCGAGATCGTATTTTTTAGGTAAGGTAACTAATAAGCCTTCTGAAGCATCCCCAGCAATAGAGGTAATATCTTTATGACCCACACCCTCTGGCCCCATAAAGCGCGCCTTAAAACCACGTTCTGCCGATTGGCGTAAAATTAGCCCCAACTCCGGGTGATAACCGCCGTAATAGACAAAATCCACCTTATCTCTTTGTAACTTAGCCACTAACGTGGAGAAGTCTTTATCTCCTGCAGTCACGCCTTCATAAGCCACCACATTGGCGCCCGCTTCTTTTAGTGCATCGCGCACGCTAGAAGCTAAGCCTTCGCCATATTGTTTTTTATCGTGAATAATACCGATCCGCTCTGGCTTAGCTTGCTCCACAATATATTTAGCGGCCGTGGGTCCTTGATCACTATCTAGGCCAATGGTGCGCATGACCAGTGGCTGGCCTCGTTCGGTGATCACCGGGTTTGTGGCAGCCGGGGTGATCATCAAGATACCTTCATCGTCATAAACATCTGAAGCAGGCAAGGTACTATCCGAGCACAAATGTCCTACTACAAACTGAATACCGTCATTTACCACTTTATTCGCTACCGCTACGGCCTGCTTTGGGTCACAGGCATCGTCGTACTCCGCGGCTTCAAGTTGATAATCCCCTAAAGTGCCAGACTTGTTTAATAGCTCTACAGCCATGCGCCCACCGGTAAACTCCATATCACCGTATTGCGCCACCGGTCCGGTAACGGGTCCTGCAATGGCAATTTTCACTGTCTCTGCAACCGCTGACCAAGCGGGGGTTAAAGTTAATGCCGCCGTTAATGCCGTAGTAACGGCCATTGATACGCCAGACATTTTTTTATTCCTTGTACTCATCTCGCTTTCCTCTATCCATTGAGTGATTGCGCCGGAATGAGTCCGGACTGTTCTTTTTCTAACCCGAGGCTGGAGGTTTAACAAGCGAAATGTGTAAAGCGAGACTGCGCTTTGCTGACAAATGCAAAAATTGTGAAGCTAGGCGCTTTTTAGCAGACAAATTAAAGCAAGCAGCTAAACAAGCGGGCGCATAACCGCCAGGCATAAAAAAACCAAGACCGATATTTTTAGCCTTGGTTTAAACAAACAGATAAAGGAAGGAATTAGCTTACGTCCAATCGAGGATAACTTTACCTGACT
This genomic window from Oceanisphaera avium contains:
- a CDS encoding branched-chain amino acid ABC transporter substrate-binding protein, with translation MSTRNKKMSGVSMAVTTALTAALTLTPAWSAVAETVKIAIAGPVTGPVAQYGDMEFTGGRMAVELLNKSGTLGDYQLEAAEYDDACDPKQAVAVANKVVNDGIQFVVGHLCSDSTLPASDVYDDEGILMITPAATNPVITERGQPLVMRTIGLDSDQGPTAAKYIVEQAKPERIGIIHDKKQYGEGLASSVRDALKEAGANVVAYEGVTAGDKDFSTLVAKLQRDKVDFVYYGGYHPELGLILRQSAERGFKARFMGPEGVGHKDITSIAGDASEGLLVTLPKKYDLEPENAEIVSAIEAKGLDASGPFVWTTYAAVQVIAEGIKRAGPDPDAVAQALRTKPVNTVMGPLSWDDKGDLVGFEFGVFEWHKDGTSTQM